GCTCGCGGCGCCGATGAGATAGGCCTTGCGGATGCGCGAAAAATAGGGACGCAGCGGCTCGATGCCGCCTTCCTTCGCCTTGCCGCCGATGATCCAGTAGATATCGGCAAAGCTCGCCAGCGCCTTTTCGGCGGCGTCGGCGTTGGTCGCCTTGGAGTCATTGACGAAGAGCGCGCGCTCGATGCGCCCGACCTCCTCCATGCGGTGCGGCAGGCCGGGATAGGTCAGGAGACCCTTGGCGATTTCCGCGTCCTCGAGCCCGCATTCCCAGCCGGCGGCGGCGGCGAAGGCGGCGTTCTGTGCGTTATGCGCGCCGCGCAACGCACGGGCGCCCGTCAGCGCGCCGAGCAACTCCGCCTCTTCCGGCGGATGCCCCAGTTCGCGGTAATAGACTTCGGAGCCTTCCACATAGAAGCCCCAGTCGAGCGCGCGCAGGCCCGAAACCGGCGCGACGCGCTGCTCGGGTCGGGCATTGGCGGCGAGCCGCGCGCCAATGGCGTGGGTGTAGGGATCGTCGACGCCGACGAGCGCGACTTCGGCGCCGGCGACCAGCCGTTCCTTCACCGCCGCGTAATTCTCCATCGTGCCGTGGCGATCAATGTGATCCGGCGTCAGATTGATGAGGATGCCGATGGTCGGATTGAGCGAGGGCGTCAGGTCGATCTGGAAGGACGAGCATTCGATGACATGAATACGCTCGTCGGAGGGCGGCTCCAGATCGAGGATCGGCACGCCGATATTGCCGCCGAGCTGCACGTCGCGCCCCGCCTCGCGCAGCATATGCGCGATGAGCGCGGTCGTCGTTGATTTGCCGTTGGTGCCCGTGATGGCGACGAAGGGCGCGCCGTAAGCGTGGGCGTTGCGTTCGCGGCAAAAAAGCTCGACGTCGCCGATGATCTCGACGCCCGCGGCGCGCGCCAGCGGCACCGTCCAGTGCGGCGTGGGATGCGTCAGCGGCACGCCGGGCGTGAGCACCAGCGCCGCGAATTGCGACCAGTCGGCGGTCGCGAGATCGTCGAGCCGCACGCCCTGCGACGCGGCCCTGGCGCGTCCCGTCTCGCCATCGTCCCAGGCGTGCACATGCGCGCCGCCGGCGATCAGCGCATGCGCGGTCGCGAGCCCCGAACCGCCGAGGCCGAAGAGCGCGACATGCTTGTCCCTGAAGGTCGTGACCGGCGTCATGATTACCTCAGCTTGAGGGTCGCAAGACCCATGAGCGCCAGCACGAAGGAGATGATCCAGAAGCGGATGACGATCTGCGGCTCCTTCCAGCCCTTCTGCTCGAAATGATGGTGGATCGGCGCCATCAGGAAGATGCGCTTTCCGGTGGCCTTGAAATAGGCCACCTGAATGATGACCGAGGCGCCCTCCAGCACGAACAGGCCGCCGACGATCACGAGCACGAATTCCTGCTTCACAGCCACGGCCACCGTGCCGACGAGTCCGCCGAGCGCCAGCGAGCCGGTGTCGCCCATGAAGATCTGCGCCGGCGGCGCGTTGAACCACAGGAAGCCGAGCCCCGCGCCGATGAAGGCCGAGCAGACGATGGTCAGTTCGCCGACGCCCGCGACATAATTCACGCCGAGATAATTCGAGAAGATCGAATTGCCGACGAGATAGGCGAAGATCGCGAAGGCGCCGACCGCGATCATCGAGGGCACGATGGCGAGGCCGTCGAGGCCGTCGGTGAGATTGACGCAATTGCCGGCGGCGACAATGACGAAGGCGCCGAAGACGATGAAGAAGGTCCCTAGCGAACCGATGTAGCCCTTGACCATCGGAATGGCGAGTTTCGACATGTTCTCGCCGCCCACCTTCATCAGGAAGTAGCAGGCGAGGCCGGCGATGAGGAACTCCAGCGCGAGGCGCGCCTTGCCGGAGAAACCGGCGTGCGACTGCTTGGTGACCTTCAGATAGTCGTCGTAGAAGCCGATGGCGCCAAAGGAGGCCGTGACGAAGAGCACGATCCAGACGTAAGGGTTGCTGAGCTTCGCCCACAGCAGCGTCGCGCCGAACAGGCCCGACAGGATCATGAGCCCGCCCATCGTCGGCGTGCCCTTTTTCGTGAGCAGATGCGACTGCGGGCCGTCGTCCCGGATCGGCTGGCCCTTGCCCTGCCTTGCGCGCAGCGCGGCGATCGTCTCCGGCGCGAAGAAGAAGACGAAGAACAACGCCGTCGCGGCCGCCATGGCGGCGCGGAAGGTGATGTAGCGGAAGATGTTGAGCGGGCTGTACCAGGAGGACAGTTCCGCAAGCAGCGTCAGCATATATCGGCTTCCCTAGCTGGCCGTCTTGGCCGCGAATTTTTCTTTCAGCGCGGCGCAGATCCGCGAGATGCGCGAGCCGTTCGAGCCCTTGACCATGATCACGTCGCCGGCGCGAAGCTCGCTCAGCACGGCGTCCTCCAGCTCCAGGGGCGTGGCGCGATGGGCGGCGCGCATCGTCTCGGGGGCCGCGTAATAGAGGCGCGACATCAGCGGGCCGGCGGTGAACAGGAGATCGACCTTCGCCCGCTCCAGATCCTCCGCAAGTCCGGCGTGGAGATCGGCGCCATGCGGCCCGAGCTCCAGCATGTCGCCGAGCACGGCGATGCGACGCCCGCCGAAGCCCGGCGCCGTCGCCCCGAGCAGTTCGAAAGCCGCGCGCATGGAGGTCGGGTTGGCGTTGTAGCTCTCGTCGATCAAGGTGAAGGCGCCGGCGTCGATCACGAAGGACTCGCGCTGGCCGCGTCCAGGCGTCGGCGTGAAATCAGCGAAGGCCTGCGCCGCCGTCTCCACGTCGATGTCGAAGGCAAGCGCGATGAGCAGCGCGGCGAGCGAATTGAGCGCCAGATGCTTGCCCGGCGCGCCGATGCGATAGACGAGACGCCGGCCGAGGACGTCGGCGGTGATCTCATGGACGCCGTCGACAGGCTGGTAATCCAGAAGACGCGCCTGCGCGGAGGCGGATTCGCCGAAATCGAAGATATGTCCGGCATAGGGCGACGCGGCTTCCGCAAGGCGCGCATAATGGTCGTCGTCGCGGTTGATGACGGCGACGCCGCCCTCCAGGCCGGTGAAAATCTCCGCCTTGGCGTCCGCAATGCCTTCAACCGACTCGAAATGTTCGAGATGCACGGCGGCGACGCGGGTGACGACGGCGACATGCGGGCGCACCTGCGCGACCAGACCGGCGATCTCGCCCGCGTGATTCATGCCGAGTTCGAAAACGCCGTAGCGCGTCGAGGCCGGCATGCGCGACAGCGTCAGCGGCACGCCCCACTGATTATTATAGGAGGCGACCGACGCATGGGCCGCGCCGAACCGCGACAGCATCAGCCGCGTCATGTCCTTGGTGGAGGTCTTGCCGACCGAGCCGGTGATCGCGGCGATGAAAGCGGAGGTGCGGTCGCGCGCACGCATCCCGAGCAGTTCGAGCGAGCGCTGAACGTCCCTCACGACGAGAAGCGGACCGGCGCCGGAGAGCTCCCTTACGTGTTCCTCGTCGATGACGGCGGCGGCCGCTCCCTTCTCGAAGGCGGCGCGGACGAATTCATGGCCGTCCCGCGCTTCGCCCTTGATGGCCACGAAGAGATCGCCGGGCTCAAGGGTGCGGGTGTCGATCGAGACGCCGGAGACCTCGCGCGCCAGCGCCCCGCTGACCCGGGCCTGAAGGGCGCCCACCAGCGCCAATCCCGACCAAAGCGGTTCCTGCCTCATAAACCTTGCTCCCGCAATGCGTTCTCGACCACTTCCCGGTCACAGAAGGGGAATATTCGATCGCCTACGATCTGGCCAGTCTCATGGCCCTTTCCGGCGACGACGAGCACATCGCCGGCGCGCAGCGCCGCGACCGCCCGGCCGATGGCGTCGGCGCGATCCGCAATCTCGATGATGTCCGCCGCGCCTGCGGCGCTTCTCGCGCCCGCCAGAATTTCGGCGCGGATCGCGGCCGGCTCCTCACTGCGCGGATTGTCGTCGGTGACGAAGACCATATCCGCGCCGCGCGCGGCGATCTCGCCCATCAGCGGGCGCTTGCCCTTGTCGCGATCGCCGCCGCAGCCGAAGACCACGATCAGCCGGCCTTTCGCCAGCGGGCGCAGCGTGGCGAGAATTTTCTCCAGCGCGTCCGGCTTATGGGCGTAATCGACGAAGACCGGCGCGCCGTCCCGGGCGCCGGCGAGTTCCAGACGCCCCGGCGCGCCCGCAAGATGGTCGAGCGCGGCGAAAACCCCGGCCGGCGCGTCGCCGGCGGCGATCGCCAGCCCCGCCGCGACAAGCGCGTTGGCGGTCTGGAACGCACCGGCAAGCGGAAGCTCCACATTGAACGCCGCGCCGCCGCAGGCGAGATCGAGGCTCGTCGCCAGCGCATGCGGTCGGGCGGCTTTCAGCGCGATCGCCTGCCCCTTGGCGCCGACGCTGAAAATCGTCAGGCCGCGCGCCGCGCAAACGCTGCTGACGCGCGCCGCCACATCGCTGTCGGCGTCGACGACCGCCGTCTGGCCGGGCTGCAACAGCGTGTCGAACAGCCGCATTTTCGCGGCGAAATACTCTTCCATGTCGCGATGGTGATCGAGGTGATCGCGCGAAAAATTGGTGAAGCCCGCCGCAGTCAGCCGAACGCCGTCCAGACGGCGCTGATCGATGCCGAGCGACGAGGCCTCCATGGCGAGATGCGTCACGCCGCGTCCCGCGAGGTCGTCGAGAATTTTGTGCAGCTCCACCGGCCCCGGCGTCGTCAGCGCGCCGTAATGCGCGCCCTTGGAATCCACGATTCCAACCGTGCCGAGCGAGGCCGCCTCATGACCCGCCGCCGCCCAGATCTGACGCAGGAAGGCGACAACCGACGTCTTGCCGCTCGTGCCCGTCACCGC
The DNA window shown above is from Methylocystis echinoides and carries:
- the murD gene encoding UDP-N-acetylmuramoyl-L-alanine--D-glutamate ligase, producing MTPVTTFRDKHVALFGLGGSGLATAHALIAGGAHVHAWDDGETGRARAASQGVRLDDLATADWSQFAALVLTPGVPLTHPTPHWTVPLARAAGVEIIGDVELFCRERNAHAYGAPFVAITGTNGKSTTTALIAHMLREAGRDVQLGGNIGVPILDLEPPSDERIHVIECSSFQIDLTPSLNPTIGILINLTPDHIDRHGTMENYAAVKERLVAGAEVALVGVDDPYTHAIGARLAANARPEQRVAPVSGLRALDWGFYVEGSEVYYRELGHPPEEAELLGALTGARALRGAHNAQNAAFAAAAGWECGLEDAEIAKGLLTYPGLPHRMEEVGRIERALFVNDSKATNADAAEKALASFADIYWIIGGKAKEGGIEPLRPYFSRIRKAYLIGAASDDFARTLDGALPYERCETLDVATQRAALDALAEGAAEPIVLLSPACASYDQFPNFEVRGDTFRKLVQGLPAIIAAHRGGKP
- the mraY gene encoding phospho-N-acetylmuramoyl-pentapeptide-transferase produces the protein MLTLLAELSSWYSPLNIFRYITFRAAMAAATALFFVFFFAPETIAALRARQGKGQPIRDDGPQSHLLTKKGTPTMGGLMILSGLFGATLLWAKLSNPYVWIVLFVTASFGAIGFYDDYLKVTKQSHAGFSGKARLALEFLIAGLACYFLMKVGGENMSKLAIPMVKGYIGSLGTFFIVFGAFVIVAAGNCVNLTDGLDGLAIVPSMIAVGAFAIFAYLVGNSIFSNYLGVNYVAGVGELTIVCSAFIGAGLGFLWFNAPPAQIFMGDTGSLALGGLVGTVAVAVKQEFVLVIVGGLFVLEGASVIIQVAYFKATGKRIFLMAPIHHHFEQKGWKEPQIVIRFWIISFVLALMGLATLKLR
- a CDS encoding UDP-N-acetylmuramoylalanyl-D-glutamyl-2,6-diaminopimelate--D-alanyl-D-alanine ligase → MRQEPLWSGLALVGALQARVSGALAREVSGVSIDTRTLEPGDLFVAIKGEARDGHEFVRAAFEKGAAAAVIDEEHVRELSGAGPLLVVRDVQRSLELLGMRARDRTSAFIAAITGSVGKTSTKDMTRLMLSRFGAAHASVASYNNQWGVPLTLSRMPASTRYGVFELGMNHAGEIAGLVAQVRPHVAVVTRVAAVHLEHFESVEGIADAKAEIFTGLEGGVAVINRDDDHYARLAEAASPYAGHIFDFGESASAQARLLDYQPVDGVHEITADVLGRRLVYRIGAPGKHLALNSLAALLIALAFDIDVETAAQAFADFTPTPGRGQRESFVIDAGAFTLIDESYNANPTSMRAAFELLGATAPGFGGRRIAVLGDMLELGPHGADLHAGLAEDLERAKVDLLFTAGPLMSRLYYAAPETMRAAHRATPLELEDAVLSELRAGDVIMVKGSNGSRISRICAALKEKFAAKTAS
- a CDS encoding UDP-N-acetylmuramoyl-L-alanyl-D-glutamate--2,6-diaminopimelate ligase, coding for MNLAKLLARDDLDPALAGVEIAGLTADSRAVADGFAFFAIPGHAGDGLSYVTDAKARGAVVVIAQRAADCALPLVVVPDVRAALAHAAARFYPRQPQTIVAVTGTSGKTSVVAFLRQIWAAAGHEAASLGTVGIVDSKGAHYGALTTPGPVELHKILDDLAGRGVTHLAMEASSLGIDQRRLDGVRLTAAGFTNFSRDHLDHHRDMEEYFAAKMRLFDTLLQPGQTAVVDADSDVAARVSSVCAARGLTIFSVGAKGQAIALKAARPHALATSLDLACGGAAFNVELPLAGAFQTANALVAAGLAIAAGDAPAGVFAALDHLAGAPGRLELAGARDGAPVFVDYAHKPDALEKILATLRPLAKGRLIVVFGCGGDRDKGKRPLMGEIAARGADMVFVTDDNPRSEEPAAIRAEILAGARSAAGAADIIEIADRADAIGRAVAALRAGDVLVVAGKGHETGQIVGDRIFPFCDREVVENALREQGL